The proteins below are encoded in one region of Corallococcus silvisoli:
- a CDS encoding sigma 54-interacting transcriptional regulator, which translates to MRPPPFVDISTADAPEREGSVPAAALVPALTLAVHPQVDRVGERVLLPAAPGGALALSRAEPLFQRPGLSGGRPLEDPFVSRKAVRFQALPEGGVRVEPGDGSRVRVGELVLSGPWLFSADEVAAGVPLEVAGRVVLLLHGASPPEDGGEPLGMVGASVGLQRVRAQISRVADLNVPVLVRGETGSGKELIARALHQCGPRRARPFVSVNLGAIPRELAAAELFGARRGSFTGSVRDQDGFFQAAHGGTLFLDEVGEAPPEVQVMLLRVLETGEIYRVGERVPLAVDVRLVAATDALLEQQIQEGRFKAPLLHRLAGFSLRVPPLRERREDLGVLLHHFAREELEAMGEPWPPPSTEPWLPPALAVRLLRHGWPGNVRQLRNVVRQLVIGSRGQSQLRPDPQLDAELSASPGTPMGRPAGAPVPASDAPASAPVTGEPVGRRRPADIPEAELLAALREGDWDFQAAADRLGIHRTSIYHLIERSPGIRTAGSLGAEEIARVHAATGGRLDAMVRTLEVSRRALARRLKELGLDVRED; encoded by the coding sequence ATGCGTCCGCCCCCCTTTGTCGACATCTCCACGGCTGATGCGCCGGAGCGTGAAGGGAGCGTGCCCGCCGCCGCGCTCGTGCCGGCGCTGACGCTCGCAGTGCATCCCCAGGTGGACCGCGTGGGCGAGCGGGTGCTGTTGCCCGCCGCGCCTGGTGGGGCGCTGGCCCTCTCTCGCGCGGAGCCCCTCTTCCAGCGTCCGGGCCTGTCCGGGGGGCGTCCCCTGGAGGATCCGTTCGTGAGCCGCAAGGCGGTGCGCTTCCAGGCCCTGCCGGAGGGCGGCGTGCGGGTGGAGCCGGGCGACGGCAGCCGGGTGCGCGTCGGAGAGCTGGTGCTGTCCGGCCCCTGGCTGTTCTCCGCCGATGAGGTCGCCGCGGGCGTGCCGCTGGAAGTGGCGGGGCGGGTGGTGCTCCTGCTGCACGGGGCTTCACCCCCGGAGGATGGAGGCGAGCCGCTGGGCATGGTGGGCGCCAGCGTGGGCCTCCAGCGCGTGCGCGCGCAGATCTCCCGGGTGGCGGACCTGAACGTTCCGGTGCTCGTGCGCGGCGAGACGGGCTCCGGCAAGGAGCTCATCGCCCGCGCGCTCCACCAGTGCGGCCCCCGGCGGGCCCGGCCGTTCGTGAGCGTGAACCTGGGCGCCATTCCCCGGGAGCTGGCCGCGGCGGAGCTCTTCGGCGCGCGCCGGGGTTCCTTCACCGGCTCCGTGCGGGACCAGGACGGCTTCTTCCAGGCGGCCCATGGCGGCACGCTGTTCCTCGACGAGGTGGGGGAGGCTCCGCCCGAGGTGCAGGTGATGCTGCTGCGCGTGCTGGAGACGGGGGAGATCTACCGCGTGGGCGAGCGCGTGCCCCTGGCGGTGGACGTGCGGCTGGTCGCCGCGACGGACGCGCTCCTGGAGCAGCAGATCCAGGAGGGGCGCTTCAAGGCGCCGCTGCTGCACCGGCTCGCGGGCTTCTCGCTGCGCGTGCCTCCGCTGCGTGAACGGCGTGAGGACCTGGGCGTCCTGTTGCACCACTTCGCGCGGGAGGAGCTGGAGGCGATGGGCGAGCCCTGGCCGCCGCCGTCCACGGAGCCGTGGCTGCCTCCGGCGCTCGCGGTCCGCCTCCTGCGCCATGGCTGGCCGGGCAACGTGCGGCAGCTGCGCAACGTGGTTCGCCAGCTGGTCATCGGCAGCCGGGGACAGTCCCAGCTGCGGCCGGATCCGCAGCTGGACGCGGAGCTGTCCGCGAGTCCGGGCACCCCGATGGGGCGGCCCGCGGGCGCGCCCGTGCCCGCGTCGGATGCACCCGCTTCGGCACCGGTGACGGGTGAGCCGGTGGGGCGGCGGCGGCCGGCGGACATTCCGGAGGCGGAGCTGCTGGCGGCGCTGCGCGAAGGGGACTGGGACTTCCAGGCGGCGGCGGATCGGTTGGGCATCCACCGCACGTCCATCTACCATCTCATCGAGCGCAGCCCGGGCATCCGGACCGCCGGGTCGCTGGGCGCGGAGGAGATCGCGCGTGTGCATGCCGCCACGGGTGGCAGGCTGGACGCGATGGTGCGCACGCTGGAGGTGTCTCGGCGGGCGCTCGCGCGGCGACTCAAGGAACTGGGCCTGGACGTGCGCGAGGACTGA